Genomic window (Lutra lutra chromosome 2, mLutLut1.2, whole genome shotgun sequence):
TAACAAATAtaatcctcaaaaaatttaatgaGATGGGCACTTTCATCGTTGTTACTTTACAGGCAAGGGGACTGAGGCtaagtctggctccagagtgtGTCTACACTGTTTGCTGCCCTGCCTCTCGTATACTGGTGATATTCTAGAAAGCAGTCAGAGAACTGCAGCTCACAAGAAGCATCTGCTGTCAAGTTCAATATTGTTCCACTTGTGTGCATGTGGTGGATGGAAACTTGCCATGTGCCTGTTAATAACCATCCCTATCCCTTGGGAAGAGAGTCCTATCCCCGTCCTCCCAAACTTCTCTTAAGACACAAGTGATCtaaattcttctatttctttcattgtgAGGACTGTTTCCCAAACATTTAATCATTTTGGCTGTCCTCTCCTGGTGCTCCAGAACATTCTTCACCTGGCACCTTCAGCCCTGTCCCATTTCAGCCTCACTGGATGCATCAAAAGAGGGGTTTTGTATGGTTTAGGGataaacagaagaataaaaagagactCTGCCCCAATGCCCCAGACCATAGCTCATTTTAACCAGGAGAGTAAGGCCACAGTGATTCCCTGATTCCAATGGAGGAGaagtcatttcattttctatgaaGAGGGGTCCATACTGTCACAATTATAACCTGAGTTAAAAATCTTCTTTGGTCACCCAGAAAACTCTGCTGGTGGGAGACATGAATACGTGTACCTTAAGCAACTAAACAGATAAAGGAGAAACCATGCCATGCTTCCAAACAGCTGTCACACTATTTTGAAATCTCTCCCGCCTTTAGTAAATGTTGTAAGATAATTGAgggttatgtatttttttcttgtttcttgtggtATTGTGGTCTTCCTCCTTAAAGGATAGTCATCCTTTCAAGTGAGATCCAACAACCTTCCTCAAAGGTTGGAAGTAAAACTGAGCCCAAAGTACTTTGAAATGATACTTAATATCAGGTAGTCAGGATTTAGGAATATGAAAGTATTTGTATTCGCATGTTACTTGCTTGGTTACATTATTGGATTTTGTGAAAATTCCATGTCCATTCAGAAgatattttaacccactgagccacccaagccccccattcagaagatattttaaataaccatCACACAGACTACACACCATAGTTGCCCCCCAAATGTTAGTTTCTCACTGTACTGTAATTTGCTCAGTTATCCTTCAGCACGGTTTAAAAATGCCATCTGGTATCCTCAATTTCACGCTTTATGTTTGGTCTAGGTTGTCACATGTGATGTAAACATGAACAAATGACAGCTTTCACATCAGTTCAAAGTGACTATATCTGACGACCAGCATTTCTTAAGGTAGGATATGTGTCACTTTTCTGGTTCCTATGTCAGTATATCAGGTAGTACacaggaacttttaaaaatattgtattagcTATATATTTACTTAACATGTCTTAGAAGACCTATTTCTAACATAAAAACTCATTATTTTGTGGGTACTATTCCTTAGGACAAGGCTAAATACAAAAGGAGTAGacccaaaggaaaaaatttaGAGCAAATATGTCTATTTTCCAATAGGGCAAGAATGTGGAGCGAGagtcatgaatggataaagtttGGGACTCATTCATATAGGACACCTTGAGACCCAGGGAATCTATTTTCCTAAATCTACTGATGGTTGCAGATAAGTGCTAAGAATTTCCTGGCTCCTAGTCCAATATCTCTTAGATTTGTCTTTAAGTCTCTAATTCTTCTGTCCCTTTTTGACTCTGGATCTTGTTCTTCCTTACACTTGGACTGGCTTTTCCAAtcctctgttcttcctcttcAAGGCCCATTTCTGGTAATCTGCTTCTGTGAAGCCTTTCCCACCCATGCAATCACATAGCATTTACACACTCTCTCCTCCCCGGGTCTCAGCACAGTGCCGCTCTTAGCTTGCTAACCTATGTGATATGCTGGGTGTTGGGTAGCCTCGGTTTCTACCAGATGACCAATCCGGGGGAGGGCAAAGGAGAAACCAATTCAAGCAAATCACAGATCAAAGTAGGCTCAGAATTTGTTATTAGCTCTGCTCATAAATATTCTTCTAAGTTGACCTGCTATCCATCAGGCCAGTCTGAGAAATGCACATTCTCTCATATTATAAATTACATCATCAATCATCTAGGAACAATAGTGTTCATTTTTAGTTGGACTGCTTCGTCATTAgtaaaaatcctgattttattgatttattattattctggATGCTGGATTTCAACCAAATTGCAAAGTCAAaggataaatgtattttaaattttggcatTTTGCCAAATTGTCCTTgagaaaaatttcattatttatctcTTAACACACACTTGCTGACATGCttgctttaattttaaatgtgGAGGTCAAAAAAGGATACTTCCTTGTTGTATTAACttgcattattaaaattatgagtgatgtatataaaattttgagAAGATTTTCATGTTtgtcctttgcttatttttcttttttgcctttcttcttccttttttcctttctccttcttcctcctcctccctcttcctttcctttcctttcctcttccttccttctctccttccttcctttttaaaaatttttttcttctttcttccttttgatttacaagaatttttttttaaataagcagtatgtattataaaagttttattcaagtttgtctttttactttctttgtggtatttttttcttatggttttaaattttgagaCAAGTTTGAGAGATTAATCCTTCCTCTTATGGTTTCTGGGttttataatttccataaaaataactTCCCCACAGAATTTTTTGAAAATCCacccattttaggggcacctgggtaggctcagttggttaagtgtctgcctttggctcaggtcatgattccagggtcctgggattgagtcccacattgggctcccagcttaggggggggcagtctgcttctcccttctgctgtcttcccaccccccacttgtgctccctttctttctctctcaagtaaatacataaataatctttaaaaaaatccacacattttttttttttaatttaaaaaagttttacttaatcatttaaattaaaaaaaaaataacattaaaataatcctACATATAGTTACAAAGGATGGTATGGCTTGAAAAAGTCTCTTGtaattttgaaaagatgaacatgATGTATCCATGATgttttaagaatatgaaattttaaaaatgagagacttCTAATCCTCGGTAAAACCAGAAGAATTAAAAGATCTCAATATGTGCATATTCATTTTAGTCAACCACTTTTATGGAATGGATGCTTGTGAGAGATTGGGTGTGAGTTGACCTGGTTCCGAGGGATCTAGAAGCTGAAGTACTACTTTCAGGATGAATTGTCCGGGGATACTTTGCTGCAGCAGCTTGAGGAATGGTTTGCACTGTGACTGGATGATGTTTTTCCACAACAACTGAGCTCATGGGAGGAGAAACTCCCATTATAGCTAAGCTGCTACTAACTCTGTTTTTTGAGGCAAAATCACATCTCCCTGTGATCCGAGCTGTAATTGTTCTTCCAGCTTTCTGTTGTGCAGATGTCACAACTCTGGGCACATACATTTCTTCTGGTGCAGCAGCAGCTGTAGACCCGGAGCCAAGAGTTGCAGAAACCGGAAGGtgagcagaggaagcagaagtGGCCCCAGCAGAAGTGATGGAGGCAGCGGAGGTAAAAGCAGAGGCGCTGGCCGCTCCCATGGCTGCTGCTGGCGGGGATGGTGGCAGTGCAACCACTGAGGGCATCTGAGGGGCCAGAGAATCTGACTGAGAAGAATGTTCTTTGCCTTGAATGCCAGGGCcatactcttcttttttatttgtgaaGTCCATCCCTGTATCACCTCTGTTTTGAAATATAGTCATGGCTTCGAGATTTaatgcacacacacccctcatgAAAGCTTTCTTCATGGAATCTTCAAAGTGCTCTTTTTCTTGCTGCATTCTTTGAATCTCagcttttgcattttccaaagcTCCAGATAACACAGCGACTCTGGTTTCATAATCATTGGAAATCTGGACACAAACTTCTTCTGCTCTTGCTTGACAAGCTCGTTCTACCACATCTTTCCACTGTTTCTGTACTATGGATCTCCAGCCTTTCCAGACTTTCTTCAGTAAAGTTCTCTGGAAGTACTGGTCAGCTAGTTTACCTTCATAGGCATCCTGTCTGCATTTAACATGgccaacacattttattttatttatttatttttttaaagattttttatttatttatttgacagagagagatcacaagcaggcagagaggcaggcagagagagaagaggaagcaggctccctactgagcagaaagcccgatgtggggctcgatcccaggactctgagatcatgacctgagccgaaggcagcggcttaacccactgagccacccaggcgccccccaaaaaatccacccattttaaaatttagatttctacttttcaaaaaaggattctgtatttttttccatctatgACATGTTAAGTGGAaccagccacacacacaccttccgGGAGCCAGGAAAGATCCTATCTCTGGCCTCCTTTGGTGGCCTCATGCTTCCCCTGCTCCTGTCATTCTGTGCACGGCTTGACTTGACTTTGGCTTCAGCTCCTGATCCCTGAGTCAGGTCTCACTGGTTTGGATGGCCTCTTGGAACCTGCTTCCTGGGGCTATAGACCTCAGTCCAGTGCAATactgtttgttgagtgaatgcaTCAAAGGGCCTATATTAACTAGAACAGCATCTGGGATAAAGGAAGGTTTACATAATTgctaactattattatttccaagtGTTGACTTGAACTTGCCCCTTTCAAAGTTCAAAGTGGTTAAATAGTTGAGGCTGCTGACAGCGAGGACAAAATCAATTTCTAAAACTCCAGCAGGATACTGTAAACAAACTAGGGAATATATACTTAGCCACACTCGATTTTGCAGTATATGAAAAGATTGAATTAGAAGCAATTCCTTTCGAAATAACTGCGATAGTCTGTTTGGGATGTGGGATACTTGAAGTTTGATCTGAGACCTTTTGGGATGAGACATACTAAGAAGCTTTGCTAGAGGTGCCTTCAATGTGCTCTCACAGTGTAAGGAATGGCTCTCCCATTGAGTTTCTGTGccagcctgtgctctcttcctctcttgccGAATGCCTGCCATGTACTTTCATAAacggttttatttgtttttgtgggatttttctgcatttatcaCAAAACAAATCAAGTCATGGATAAGCTGTTGTAGATATATGCTTTCTTTCCCATTAGACTTGGTTCTTTTTGCCAAAAAGTATACCAGTTTTTGCCAGATGGAGAGGGGTGTTAGGCTTTTCAAACAAATCTGGAGGTATCATAATAAGCCACCAACTAACaatgcctctgttttctttcgTGACTCTTAAGATCCAGTCATAAGAAGTGAGAATGCTTTTATGAAGACCTCACCAGGAAATGGTATATCATGTTGAAAAAATACACTGTAATGGTTAATAGCATCCACTGTAGAGAAATGGATGTAtgtaatttgtgtattttatggCATATTTTAAATTAGTGCTCTCTCACCATATCCCCaaatgaaatggggaaaaaaaaatctggactcCATCATCTGAGATCATTTTTCACGGGCTTGGAACATTTATTCACTCTTGTCAGGTGCTGCAGCTGGGCAGTACACTCAGCATTGACAAACATGAGCATCTCTTCCCATCTCTGTTGTTAATGACCTCATGTTGGTAGCTTGGAGTTGGTCTTtatgggaatatttacaccatgtAGATCGCAAATACTATAATCAGGGCTTTATTTTCCAAGAGCCATTTTACTAGTGCACCACTGGTTTCCATCTTACATCTTACAAAGGGAGGTGATGAACAGGCTATTACtggaataattttctttctgagCTGATGTAACTGTATATCTAAGAGATTCTGTGACTAAAAGTCAACAGTTTGGCTTTAAATTATAGAATGAGTACCCAGTTCTTGACTTAGCGAGTGTGACTTAGCAATAAACAACATTTTAACTGGAAAAGGCTGTAAAAATTTTGCGGGCCTGGCTCCTATCCTTGCTACAGGATGGCTGCTGTCATTTTCATCTATCCTGAAACTCCTCCCTCTTTTCTGACAAAAGCATCTTGATTTTCCTTTGGCAACTCTCAGTCCACATGGTTTAGGAGGCTGGGATTGTTGACCCCATGCCCACCCTCCTCTCCTACTCTAAGGGTGTGCCCATGATGCAGACCTATGTGCTGTGACCACCAATGACTGTGCAAGGGTGAGCACATGACTTAGGTCTTGCGTGTGGGATTGCTGCTTTCCCAATGTCAGAACAACAGGTCTGGAGGAAACACTTGATGGGAGCTAAAGTGAATTCCAGCAATTGCTGGTTCTCAAGAAAGAAGACACTCCTTCCATTCCTGTTACCTAGTTGGTGTAGTGTAAGACTGAAACCATAGGTTACCATCTTTGCCACGAGCTGAGGAATAACCTGCCTTAGTATGAAGCCAACACAAAGGCAGGCAGAACTGAGTGATAAAAGATTCCTAATGATAGATCACTTGAGCTTCTGGATCCATCTATGCTGAATCTAGAATTATACTGaaccaaataattttcttttttgcttaagcCATCTGAATTAAATtagttttctgtcacttgcaattGAGAATTCTCACTAATCTAAATCCTTTCTCTAGCAACTCTGATGAGTACTCAGCA
Coding sequences:
- the LOC125094116 gene encoding centrosomal protein POC5-like; protein product: VGHVKCRQDAYEGKLADQYFQRTLLKKVWKGWRSIVQKQWKDVVERACQARAEEVCVQISNDYETRVAVLSGALENAKAEIQRMQQEKEHFEDSMKKAFMRGVCALNLEAMTIFQNRGDTGMDFTNKKEEYGPGIQGKEHSSQSDSLAPQMPSVVALPPSPPAAAMGAASASAFTSAASITSAGATSASSAHLPVSATLGSGSTAAAAPEEMYVPRVVTSAQQKAGRTITARITGRCDFASKNRVSSSLAIMGVSPPMSSVVVEKHHPVTVQTIPQAAAAKYPRTIHPESSTSASRSLGTRSTHTQSLTSIHSIKVVD